Below is a window of Salvelinus alpinus chromosome 34, SLU_Salpinus.1, whole genome shotgun sequence DNA.
ggaacagaggatgagtaggataagggtacggctaaaggctataagaactggtcgtctagtacgtccggaacagagagtaaaaggagcaggtttctgggtgcgATAGAATAGactcaaggcataatgtacagacaaaggtatggtaggatgtggatACAGTGGAGgaaaacctaggcattgagtgatgatgagagagatattgtctctagaaacatactTTAAACCAgctgatgtcatcgcatgtgtgagaggtggaactaaagggttggataaggtatattgagcagggctagaggctctacagtgaaataagacaataatcactaaccagaacagcaatgggcaaggcatattgacattaaggagaggcatgcgtagccgagtgatcataagggtccagtgagtagtgaggctGGTTGGAGACACGgtaattcagacagctagcgggccggggctagcaagctagcagaatgGCCTcagagggacgtcgcgacggaggaaGTCTGTTTATAGCCTCCTCGGGCAGAGCCTCCTCGTGCGTTTAGGTCACTAGACCAGTcatgatggattagtagggttccgtgtggtaaaggggaccagtccaattggcaaaaataGGTATAGTGGGCCAAGAAATTGTCCGATGGACCTATTCAGCTAACagccgatatgctctagacagctagcgggccgcggctagcaggctagtaGATGGTCATTCAGGGGAtgtcgcgacggaggggccagttgaataacccCCTCGGGCAGAATAGGTTGGTAATCCAGTCGTGAAGTACCGGCGGGGCTCCGCACCGGCAGTAAaatgggtccaggccaattggcaaaagaggtattgttgCCCAGGAGTGGCTAATGGaactcttcagctagccgggagatgggcctagcatgggctagctccaggctaattggtgcttgcttcgggacagagacgttagccaggagtagacactcggattgcagctagctagctgctatgatCCAGGTggaaaggttcagagcttgcggtggGAATccagggatatggagagaaaataggtccggttATGAATCGCGTTGTGCAAACTGGCGAGAGTTTTccaagctaaaggttagctgatgaccgctagcagtatatatagatatatacagcCTATTTATGGTTTCAGAATTATCtgagtgacagaactcaggccatcttgatagatggggttaaatcTGAGTTATCTTagcgacagaactcaggccatcttgataGATGAGGTTAAACCTgaattatcttagtgacagaactcaggccatcttgatagatggggttaaatcagAATTATCTGAGTGACAGAAGTCAGGCTATCttgatagatggggttaaatcTGAGTTATCtgagtgacagaactcaggccatcttgatagatggggttaaatcTGAGTTATCTTAGCGACAGAACACAGGCCATCTTGATAGATGAGGTTAAACCTgaattatcttagtgacagaactcaggccatcttgatagatggggttaaatcagAATGATCTGAGTGACAGAAGTCAGGCTATCttgatagatggggttaaatcagaattatctgagtgacagaactcaggccatctggATAGATGGGGTTAAATCTGAATTATCtgagtgacagaactcaggccatcttgatagatgatagatggggTTACATCAGAATTTCTTGAGATTCAAaaaggtgttcctcagggtttGATTTTGGGTCCATTGTTGTTCACCTTGTATATTAAtgacgtaggaaacactgctaatACTTGTAACATTCatctctatgcagatgacaccgtTTTGTGTTCCCGTgccacctcagggttagggttagtgttagggtaatggttagggttagggctgaccCTAACCCTCAGTGCAGAAGGCCATTCGTGTACATCAGCATGACTTTGATTAAATTCAGAAATCACGTACAGATCTTAAACTAgtgttaaatacaagtaaaaccaagctCATGCTGCTCTCTAGGTCATGAAATGTTGACCCTGTAGGATCTGCATATTTGCGCTATAAATGGAGCCCAAATTGAGCTTGTTTCTCAATATAAGTACCTGGGTGTCTGGATTGATGACACGTTGTCCTTCGTAAcgcatataaaaaaatctgactaAGAAGCTAAGATCAAAGATAGTTTTTTTTATATCGAAATAAATCAGGCCTTAGTATTAAAAATAGGAGAAAGATTGTTCAAACAAAGCTTCTCCCTGTATTGGATTTTGGTGATATTGTTACCGTACACGCGGCAACTTCTGTTTTAAAACCATTGGACGCAGTCTACCATTACGCAATACGTTTTATCACAGAGGACAATTTTAGGACTCATCATTGTAGTCTGTATATAAATGTGGGATGAACCTCACTGTCTGTAAGAAGAGAGCTGCATTCTCTTGTATTTATTTACAAAGCAATCTGACAGAAACTCCCTTCATATATAACTTCGTTAATTAAGATAAGAATCAATAAGTTACCAAACCCTGTTCACAGGAGTGGATAACACTAGAGATCCCTTCAGTCTACACAGATTTGGGAAAATCagcattttgttttttttgtccCTAATTTGTTTAACAATATGCAGAGTTCACTGCAGTTACATGTACTGGTGCCACTCAGGAAGTTTACATGATTGACTGAGGACCTCTATGTAGTTGAATGTGATTGGttttattaaatgtttatttttgtttattgtgCTGAATTATATTGTTTTATACACGTGTATGTTTTAATATCCTGTTTTTATTGTAATGTGTACATGGCTCTCTTGTACAAGAGATGTttaatctcaatgtgactccctgtttaaatgggttaaataaaataaataaaggtattccctgtgaatctggtgatgtttttctcccctgttcagagaaattagtcatTGACGTTTGCTTGCATTATTTACCGTAAAGTATGTGTGATAGTACCAAGTTTTGACCACTAGATGCCGCTGTTGCTACTATACCATCACATTATTTGATCAATTTTGCTGGTCTCTTGTGTTAATTAAATAGATCACAACATTTAATTTGCAACTTTGGGCAGAAAACCAATAGATTTGGCTCATTATTAAAATAAATTGTGTGGTCATCCTGACAATTAAAGTCAGTCCTCCATGAAACCAATTTAGTTATTTTATGCTTAATCTGTGTCACAGGAAATGGCccccttagtgtgtgtgtgttcccatagACTTCTAGTCATTGAGCCAACAACTATCCATTTAAAGCTACAATCCTTAatttaaacaataacaaagtggtcaTACCATCTCTGTTTTGTtagaaagctgagggatgggcctagaGAAATGTAACCGCTCTCAAATGCAAAGACAGAGctgtggatgcaaggactgatcacccatgaaatcaaaattatagttttaaccatgttttaatgtatacagtatttgtttacattgtttacaaacattggagtaaaataaGCATGAACTTTATTGATATGCTGCTAAATTATaggccagtggaggctcctcagaggaggaaggggaggaccatcttcctcagtgaatttcataaaaaataaaaatatactaGTATATACTAATATACTATATTtagtatactaaatatattcacgtcaccaaataattgattacaacacactgttttgcactgaaggtctacagtagcctcagcagcactctgtcgGGTAATAccgtggtgtagccggaggacagctagcttccatcctcctctgggtacattgacttcaatgcaaaacctaggaggctcatggttctcaccccccttccatagacttacacagtaataatgacaacttccagaggacgttcTCCAACCTAGCAGagttcttgcagcatgaactgacatgttgtccacccaatcaaaggatcagagaatgaatctagttctgaaagcataagctacagctagctagcactgcagtgcataaaatgtggtgagtagttgactcaaagagaaagacaatagtttaacagttttgaacaaatacatttcttcaaaaatagacagacagacagacagacagacagacagacagacagacagacagacagacagacagacagacagagttagcTATATTTATaatcaaacacctggctcaaacagagtgATGCTATGTTACCTAACTGTCTATGGCTATCcgacactggaactcttccaagtcaaggtaagcttttggtttttataaatgtattgccacatagtagctatgttgactatgacattagctaatatggtgacaacgatatAGTTTGTGGTTACATGTTATGAtctgaaggtttggcttggaaagtttttttttcctggccacagacagctgatgtgttgtgcactgaagtccacaaagcaaagAGAAAAGGTGAGGAGGACGAGAGAGCATAGATGTGAGgaggaattatacaacgagcaaaaGGGATCATGCtttttgtatgtggctgctatgaaagtgaactgtgtttacgtgtgatcaggggtgtattcattcaaccgattctgttgaaaaatgtttctttaAACAGAAGCAAAGGGAACAAAATAAGGATAAATATTCCTAaatgtgtccaatagaaactctcatttgcaactgttgtgCTAATGATTACATCCTTGGATCAGATAGATGCAGGCAAGgttgtgcaaggcggtattgaatgtgtgtcaatgtctgtcaccttgattactcaaatttctctcgacctgtgtgcacctacgatGTAAAATTTCATTCATagtctaggttgtagcaacctcatgatgggtacaggcaACATTCTAGAATCATGTAgaagcctaaacctatcactgttacattgaactgggtgaatggaatgtgaattacagtaacctaaacctttcactgttacattgagctggatgAATGGAATaaagaatgacagtaacctaaacctgtcactgttacattgaactggttgaatggaatatgaatgacagtcatccattatgctgtaatagaaataaggccatgctcataaaaaataaTGTATCGTCCTCCCTCGTCTGAAACGTCACCGAACGTCACTGTTATAGGCTTATCTGAGTCATGCAGTTAATGGGATATTGGGAAAAGCCCTGGAATGACAGGGTGTGTCTGAGCACCATATGGCCTATAGTCTATAATTACAAGTCAGGCTGCGGACCTTAGTGACCGAGTGACCGAGTGacatttacttcagcttttacaTCTCATCTGGGATTCATTCCAGCCCAGTGGCAGAAACTTCTAGACACACCCTAACAGCTGCACTTCAGTGGTCAGTGTCTATGCGGGGATATTTATTTGCACTGCAATGTCCATGGGTGTGGTGCTGAATCTGAATAGTAGCCTAgactaaataataatataaaacgAAACCTGTATGACCACGTCCTGGATAGAAATCTGCCTATATCACAGTAGCTTGACCATCAGCCTGCAGTGACAGTATCGCTGGGTTAACAACTGCCTTCtaagtcggggggggggggggcgagtttgggaaaccctgccctaAGTGACTGTTCGGCATGACATCATGGTCCTCATGGGACCACGGAGCGCGCACCACAAATCTACACTGCCTCTGCGCACATATGAGCGCAATATATcagacttttattttattttatagggAACAGGTTGCTGAACACACAAACGCCAGGCATAGCTTGTTATCGGCATTCATTATCTGGTTGCTGCATTACTTCTTTTGAGttaggctacagactacagaagAAGCGAGATGCGCCACGCATCAGGCTTTTGTCGAAAGAAATCCATGGCAGAGATTCTAGAATCATGATTATATGAGGAAAAGAAGATTCGGATGCACGCACGACCGATTCCACCGTCACCAGAAGACCGGAAAATAAAAGATACAGGCTTGTAACGTGCGTGCGAGCTGTCACAGGCGGGCACCAGTGTTGCCTAGCGCCAGACTACTTTGCGCCACAAGTAGAAAACAGGGGATGCACGAAAACAGTGAAGACAACCGGTGCACGATGCAGGACTGAATCTATATATTTCGCCTAGAATAACCAGACAGACGTTGTGTCGACTTGGCTATCATTTGAGTAAAGCGCGTCGAATAAGTAGTCTAATTTATTATCGAGAAGATGAGTGTAAACCAGACTGGGTATGATGGCATCTCTAGAGTGGATGGTGTCACGGTAACGGGCGGCCTCAACATCAGTGGTACCCCGAAGCTGCAACAGTGTGCTCAGCCTCCCGGTAACCGACCCAGGGATGCCCGATACCAGCAGCACGGCGGTCGGCAGCACCAGCACGCCAGCTCCGCTGTCAAACCGCCTAATTCTGAACGGTCCGAACCCGCGGACGTTGTGAAGCGCGCCATTGACTTCAAGACGCAAGGCACACAGTGTTACAAGGATAAAAAGTACCGGGAGGCGATTGGCAAGTACCACCGTGCTTTATTAGAGATGAAGGGGTTGTGCCGGGTGCTGGGAGACCCTGAAGCCAGCTCTAAGTCTCCTTCCTCGGTGCTGCCTACTATGACCAAATCAGACAGCCTGACGGACGAGCAGAAAGGTGCCATGGAGAACGCCGAGTTGGAGTGTTACAACAGTCTGGCAGGTATGTGATCATCGTTACGTAATTGTTCTATTGTCTTAGATAAGGACATCGGGGTTCGATGTCGCCCCACATATTACAGACTGCAGATCTAATGGTTTATTACTGCtctatatcatcatcatcatcatcatcatcatcatcatcatcatcatcatcatcttcatcattatGATAACCACCATC
It encodes the following:
- the LOC139563678 gene encoding tetratricopeptide repeat protein 9A-like; the encoded protein is MSVNQTGYDGISRVDGVTVTGGLNISGTPKLQQCAQPPGNRPRDARYQQHGGRQHQHASSAVKPPNSERSEPADVVKRAIDFKTQGTQCYKDKKYREAIGKYHRALLEMKGLCRVLGDPEASSKSPSSVLPTMTKSDSLTDEQKGAMENAELECYNSLAACLLQMELVNYERVKEYCLKVLRKEGDHFKALYRSGVAYYHLGDFHKALHYLKESHKQQPADTNVLRYIQLTEMKIRRSAQKEKKETT